The following are from one region of the Halolamina litorea genome:
- a CDS encoding ABC transporter permease, which yields MSLRSRLVARFGFAVVAVYLVISLTFLVVVFTPDTNLRGMLGTALWSGATPAEMDQMRETYLAARGRNQPLLTRYLDWLVNVTLFRWGLSVSMGEPVTRLVADASLRTAAYLVPGALVAWVSGIAAGIRSARNRGSRFDRVGRVLTYVLFGLPGFWLAAVALVAVGGGSALLREVVVPAGVVAAALLAGQVSLTRSRSIDEFDADYVRYLRAKGLSERGIDRRVLRNVLVPVLSMTAAELFSILVLSVVVIEELLGIDGVGWLTYRAVSENDIPLILGTTMVLVVVGIGGSIVCDLSSAWLDPRSRES from the coding sequence ATGAGCCTCCGCTCGCGCCTGGTCGCCCGCTTCGGCTTCGCCGTCGTCGCGGTGTACCTCGTGATCTCGCTGACGTTCCTCGTCGTGGTGTTCACCCCGGACACGAACCTCCGGGGGATGCTCGGCACCGCGCTCTGGTCCGGCGCCACCCCCGCCGAGATGGACCAGATGCGGGAGACGTATCTGGCCGCCCGCGGCCGGAACCAGCCGCTGCTGACGCGCTACCTCGACTGGCTGGTCAACGTCACGCTCTTTCGCTGGGGCCTCTCCGTCAGCATGGGTGAGCCGGTGACGCGGTTGGTCGCTGACGCCAGCCTCCGGACCGCGGCGTACCTCGTCCCCGGCGCGCTGGTCGCGTGGGTCTCCGGCATCGCCGCCGGCATCCGGTCGGCCCGGAACCGGGGCAGCCGCTTCGACCGGGTGGGTCGGGTCCTCACGTACGTCCTGTTCGGGCTGCCGGGGTTCTGGCTCGCGGCTGTCGCGCTCGTCGCCGTCGGCGGCGGTTCGGCGCTCCTCCGTGAAGTCGTCGTCCCCGCGGGCGTGGTCGCCGCGGCGCTGCTGGCGGGACAGGTCAGTCTGACCCGCTCGCGCAGCATCGACGAGTTCGACGCCGACTACGTGCGCTACCTCCGGGCGAAGGGGCTCTCAGAACGCGGGATCGACCGCCGGGTGCTCCGGAACGTGCTCGTGCCGGTGCTCTCGATGACCGCCGCCGAACTGTTCTCGATCCTCGTGCTCTCGGTCGTGGTGATCGAGGAACTGCTCGGCATCGACGGGGTCGGGTGGCTCACCTACCGTGCGGTCTCGGAGAACGACATCCCGCTGATCCTCGGGACGACGATGGTGCTGGTCGTCGTCGGCATCGGCGGCAGCATCGTCTGTGACCTCTCGAGTGCGTGGCTCGATCCGCGGTCGCGGGAGAGTTAG
- the deoC gene encoding deoxyribose-phosphate aldolase produces the protein MNRDDLAAHIDHTVLGPETTLGDTERVLDEAAEHGMNACIPPCYVAEAAEYAPDVTLATVIGFPHGQHAAAAKREEAVIADEAGADELDVVVNVGRLKAGDIDAVGEDLAGVVAATPLPVKVIIETALLTDEEKHAACAAAESAGADMVKTSTGFADGGAEVADVELMSEYLPVKASGGVGSYEDAMAMIEAGAERIGASSGVEILSGAPDA, from the coding sequence ATGAACCGAGACGACCTCGCCGCCCACATCGACCACACCGTCCTCGGCCCGGAGACGACACTCGGAGACACCGAACGCGTCCTCGACGAGGCCGCCGAACACGGCATGAACGCCTGCATCCCGCCGTGCTACGTCGCCGAGGCCGCCGAGTACGCCCCCGACGTGACGCTGGCGACGGTGATCGGGTTCCCCCACGGCCAGCACGCCGCCGCCGCCAAGCGCGAGGAGGCGGTCATCGCCGACGAGGCGGGCGCCGACGAACTCGACGTTGTCGTCAACGTCGGCCGGCTCAAGGCGGGCGATATCGACGCCGTCGGGGAGGATTTGGCGGGCGTCGTCGCCGCCACGCCCCTGCCGGTGAAGGTCATCATCGAGACGGCCCTGCTCACCGACGAGGAGAAACACGCCGCCTGCGCGGCCGCCGAATCGGCGGGCGCGGACATGGTCAAAACCTCGACGGGGTTCGCCGACGGGGGCGCCGAAGTCGCCGACGTGGAGCTGATGAGCGAGTACCTCCCGGTGAAGGCCTCCGGCGGCGTCGGGAGCTACGAGGACGCGATGGCGATGATCGAGGCCGGCGCCGAGCGGATCGGCGCGAGTTCGGGCGTCGAGATCCTGAGCGGCGCGCCCGACGCCTAA
- a CDS encoding DUF63 family protein, which translates to MALLPAGFALPPLPYLLALVLAGGAVAVGLRRRDPAVTDRLVLALVPWMLAGAWLHVLHVVGAVPAVVDPLLGTPAAYVTTAVLAGAVWLAVAATGLPTERTFAGAGAVVAAGSLAVGLSWGRSEGVFAPAWPAVAAVLGVLLGLAVWAGVRRQYPEVADTGAAGVLAITAHSVDAVSTAVGIDLLGATERTPLSRAIIEIGAALPTAEFVGATWLFVVVKLALGAGITWLLAESVRASPREGRLLLAFVAAVGLGPGAHNLLLFTITG; encoded by the coding sequence ATGGCGTTGCTCCCCGCCGGCTTCGCGCTGCCGCCGCTCCCGTACCTGCTCGCGCTCGTCCTCGCGGGCGGCGCCGTCGCCGTCGGCCTCCGTCGGCGAGACCCGGCGGTCACCGATCGGCTCGTGCTCGCGCTCGTCCCGTGGATGCTAGCGGGCGCGTGGCTCCACGTCCTCCACGTCGTCGGCGCCGTGCCGGCCGTCGTCGACCCGCTGCTCGGCACTCCCGCCGCGTACGTCACTACCGCCGTCCTCGCCGGCGCGGTCTGGCTCGCCGTCGCCGCGACGGGCCTGCCGACCGAGCGCACCTTCGCCGGCGCGGGCGCCGTCGTCGCCGCGGGGTCGCTCGCCGTCGGTCTCAGTTGGGGCCGCTCCGAGGGCGTCTTCGCCCCGGCGTGGCCCGCCGTCGCAGCCGTTCTCGGCGTTCTGCTCGGGCTGGCGGTCTGGGCCGGGGTGCGCCGTCAGTACCCCGAGGTCGCTGACACCGGCGCCGCGGGCGTGCTGGCGATCACCGCCCACAGCGTCGACGCCGTCTCGACGGCGGTCGGGATCGACCTGCTCGGGGCGACCGAGCGCACGCCGCTCTCGCGAGCGATCATCGAGATCGGCGCGGCGCTGCCGACCGCGGAGTTCGTCGGCGCGACGTGGCTGTTCGTCGTCGTGAAACTGGCTCTGGGCGCCGGGATCACGTGGCTGCTGGCCGAGTCGGTCCGCGCCTCCCCCCGCGAGGGTCGGCTGCTGCTCGCGTTCGTCGCCGCCGTCGGCCTCGGGCCGGGGGCACACAACCTCCTGCTGTTCACGATAACGGGCTGA
- a CDS encoding nucleoside phosphorylase, whose protein sequence is MAKQPHLLVGEGDVNEIALIPGDPGRVDRIAAQCENVEEVSQNREYKVVNAEYEGTELTICSTGIGCPSAAIAIEELHNVGVETVLRVGTTGALQEDIEIGDMVVATGAAKEEGTSKRYESATYPAVPDFDVLSNLVDASEANDEDVHVGPIVSDDAFYNESEEFVADWEAAGLLCIEMEAAAVFSLARRRGMAAGAICTVDGNLVKGTQKGATDDEELPEKAKNNVERAISIALDAVATL, encoded by the coding sequence ATGGCAAAGCAGCCCCACCTGCTCGTCGGCGAAGGCGACGTGAACGAGATCGCGCTCATCCCCGGCGACCCCGGCCGCGTCGACCGCATCGCCGCCCAGTGTGAGAACGTCGAGGAAGTCTCCCAGAACCGCGAGTACAAGGTCGTCAACGCGGAGTACGAGGGGACCGAGCTGACGATCTGTTCGACCGGGATCGGCTGCCCCTCCGCGGCCATCGCGATCGAGGAACTCCACAACGTCGGCGTCGAGACGGTGCTGCGCGTGGGGACGACGGGCGCGCTGCAGGAGGACATCGAGATCGGCGACATGGTCGTCGCCACCGGCGCCGCCAAGGAGGAGGGCACGAGCAAGCGCTACGAGTCCGCGACCTACCCCGCCGTCCCCGACTTCGACGTGCTCTCGAACCTCGTCGACGCCTCCGAGGCCAACGACGAGGACGTCCACGTCGGCCCCATCGTCTCCGACGACGCGTTCTACAACGAGAGCGAGGAGTTCGTCGCCGACTGGGAGGCGGCCGGCCTGCTCTGTATCGAGATGGAGGCCGCCGCCGTCTTCTCGCTGGCCCGCCGCCGCGGGATGGCCGCCGGCGCCATCTGTACCGTCGACGGCAACCTCGTGAAGGGTACCCAGAAGGGCGCGACCGACGACGAGGAACTGCCCGAGAAGGCCAAGAACAACGTCGAGCGCGCCATCAGTATCGCCCTCGACGCCGTCGCCACGCTCTGA